The following are from one region of the Thermoanaerobaculia bacterium genome:
- a CDS encoding energy transducer TonB, translating to MDSWNARIQETVRLLRVGNPSQARATIAPVLEEMTEEVNPGKKAGHAFALALTLRALTEAGGGDERGATWDWHVAQQLDPAIESWDLREFGAAGEVLARHRLSADPVPPALTFEELKRAGGQKPTILTRGRGLIYLEKTRQRRWEGSILVKVRIDEQGIPTYPRIVWSSHEVGIVLASCEFTRELVYTPATKGGKPIAVLSEQKTSYRQD from the coding sequence GTGGATTCCTGGAATGCGCGGATTCAGGAGACGGTGCGGCTGTTGCGGGTCGGCAATCCGAGCCAGGCTCGCGCGACGATCGCTCCGGTCCTCGAGGAGATGACCGAAGAGGTCAATCCCGGCAAGAAGGCGGGACACGCTTTCGCGCTGGCGCTCACGCTGCGTGCGCTCACCGAGGCCGGAGGCGGAGACGAACGGGGAGCGACATGGGACTGGCATGTGGCGCAGCAACTCGACCCTGCGATCGAATCCTGGGATCTGCGGGAGTTCGGAGCGGCCGGCGAGGTCCTCGCGCGGCACCGCCTGTCGGCCGATCCGGTTCCACCGGCCCTGACTTTCGAGGAGCTGAAACGGGCCGGAGGGCAGAAGCCGACGATCCTGACCCGTGGACGCGGATTGATCTACCTGGAGAAGACCCGCCAACGGCGATGGGAGGGATCGATCCTCGTCAAGGTGCGCATCGACGAGCAGGGTATTCCGACCTATCCGCGAATCGTCTGGTCCTCACATGAGGTCGGCATCGTTCTGGCGAGCTGTGAGTTCACGCGCGAGCTCGTCTATACGCCAGCAACGAAAGGCGGGAAGCCGATCGCCGTCCTCTCGGAGCAGAAGACGAGCTATCGCCAGGACTAG